A stretch of Pseudoprevotella muciniphila DNA encodes these proteins:
- a CDS encoding shikimate kinase, whose protein sequence is MRSTILIGYMCVGKTTVGRDLAKRTGRMFYDLDWYIEERYHRKVAAIFAEDGEEFFRDLEKRMLHEVAEFENIVLACGGGTPCFYDNMAYMNSVGETFFMKASPNTILEHLKVSKGKRPLLEGKSREELEAYIISQLAYREPFYEQAKHIIDVNPLDSFDKIQSISNQIIQLENSNTL, encoded by the coding sequence ATGAGAAGTACCATCCTGATTGGCTATATGTGTGTGGGTAAGACCACTGTGGGCCGCGATTTAGCCAAACGCACCGGACGCATGTTCTACGACCTCGATTGGTACATTGAGGAGCGTTATCACAGAAAGGTTGCAGCCATCTTTGCAGAGGATGGCGAAGAGTTTTTCCGCGACCTTGAGAAACGTATGCTCCACGAAGTGGCAGAGTTTGAAAACATTGTGCTGGCATGTGGAGGTGGCACACCGTGCTTTTACGATAACATGGCATACATGAACAGTGTGGGCGAGACTTTTTTTATGAAGGCCTCGCCAAACACCATACTGGAACACCTTAAAGTAAGTAAGGGCAAGCGCCCGCTCCTTGAGGGTAAGAGCCGAGAAGAACTGGAGGCATACATCATCAGCCAATTGGCTTATCGTGAACCTTTTTACGAGCAGGCAAAACACATCATCGATGTCAATCCTCTCGACAGTTTCGACAAAATACAAAGCATTTCCAACCAAATTATACAACTCGAAAACAGCAACACACTATGA
- the ung gene encoding uracil-DNA glycosylase: protein MNVRIHPSWQQRLATEFSKPYFAELVQFVHSEYRTTTCYPPGRLIFNAFDLCPFEKTKVVILGQDPYHEPDQAEGLCFSVADGVPFPPSLQNIFKEIESDLGIPVPKSGSLRRWAEQGVLLLNATLTVRAHLAGSHQRHGWETFTDAVVRKLAEEREHLVFLLWGSYAQKKGEFIDGNKHYVLQSAHPSPLSAYRGFFGNHHFTLANDYLVRNGINPIHW from the coding sequence ATGAACGTCAGGATTCATCCCTCATGGCAGCAACGTCTTGCCACCGAGTTCAGCAAACCTTATTTTGCCGAACTTGTGCAATTTGTTCACAGCGAATACAGGACGACAACGTGCTACCCTCCAGGCAGACTGATATTCAACGCTTTCGACCTTTGTCCCTTCGAGAAGACAAAGGTGGTTATCCTCGGTCAGGACCCTTATCACGAACCGGATCAGGCTGAGGGATTGTGTTTCTCGGTGGCAGATGGCGTACCTTTTCCGCCTTCTCTTCAAAACATCTTCAAGGAGATAGAAAGCGATCTGGGCATACCCGTTCCCAAGAGCGGCTCATTGCGCCGATGGGCAGAACAGGGTGTGCTGCTTCTCAATGCCACACTGACGGTCCGGGCACATCTTGCCGGTTCACACCAAAGACATGGATGGGAAACATTCACTGATGCAGTAGTTAGGAAATTGGCAGAAGAGCGCGAACATCTCGTTTTCCTCCTATGGGGCAGTTATGCACAAAAAAAGGGCGAATTCATCGACGGAAATAAGCATTATGTGCTACAGAGTGCACACCCTTCTCCCTTGAGTGCCTACCGTGGATTTTTTGGCAATCACCACTTCACGTTAGCCAACGACTACCTTGTGCGCAATGGTATAAACCCCATCCACTGGTAA
- the speA gene encoding biosynthetic arginine decarboxylase, whose amino-acid sequence MRKWRKEDSEELYNVKGWGVNYFGINDQGHAYVTPQKGGTQIDLQELVDELSERDISAPVLLRFPDILDSRIEKTAACFEKASKEYNFKADHFIIYPIKVNQMRPVVEEIISHGKRYNLGLECGTKPELHAVLATNMDSDSPIICNGHKDQNYVELALLAQKMGKRVFLVIEKLPELQIIAHAAEKIGVKPNLGIRIKLASSGSGKWEESGGDASKFGLSCSELLNALQWLDAHDLHDCLKLIHFHIGSQITKIRRINTAMREAAQYYVQLHKMGWDIEFVDCGGGLGVDYDGTRSSNSQSSVNYSIQEYVNDCVYNFVDAANKNDIPHPNIITEGGRSLTAHHSVLVLDVLESVRLAEMDQDFQPDENDHQLVKDLTEIWDKLSPRSMLEDWHDAEDIRAEALDLFRHGIIDLRTRALIESLYWSVTREVDELTHHQKHVPDELRTLDSLMADKYFCNFSLFQSLPDAWGIDQIFPIMPLSHLNERPTRSATIQDITCDSDGKIAAYVNHDQQKNYIPLHEIKEGEHYYIGVFLVGAYQEILGNMHNLFGDTNAVHITVDGDGYSIDQTIDGETVADVLEYVQYDPKKLVRRLEKWVSKAVKEGRISNEEGKEFISNYRSGLYGYTYIE is encoded by the coding sequence ATGAGAAAATGGCGCAAAGAAGACTCCGAAGAACTCTATAACGTGAAAGGCTGGGGTGTGAACTACTTTGGCATCAACGATCAGGGTCATGCATACGTCACTCCTCAAAAAGGCGGAACACAGATTGACCTTCAGGAGTTGGTCGATGAATTGTCCGAACGAGACATCAGTGCACCAGTCCTGCTACGCTTTCCGGATATACTGGACAGTCGCATTGAGAAAACTGCCGCCTGCTTTGAGAAAGCCTCGAAGGAATACAACTTCAAAGCCGACCATTTTATCATCTATCCCATCAAGGTAAACCAAATGCGCCCTGTGGTAGAAGAAATCATCAGTCATGGCAAGCGTTATAATCTTGGATTGGAATGTGGAACAAAGCCCGAACTGCATGCTGTACTTGCCACAAACATGGACAGCGACAGCCCTATTATCTGTAATGGGCATAAGGACCAGAACTATGTGGAACTCGCGCTCTTGGCACAAAAGATGGGCAAGCGCGTCTTTCTTGTGATTGAAAAATTGCCAGAACTTCAAATCATAGCGCACGCAGCAGAAAAAATAGGTGTCAAGCCCAACCTCGGCATACGCATCAAACTGGCTTCAAGCGGTAGCGGCAAATGGGAAGAAAGCGGAGGTGATGCTTCGAAATTCGGACTCTCATGCAGCGAACTGCTCAACGCGCTGCAATGGCTCGATGCTCACGACCTGCACGACTGTCTGAAACTCATACACTTCCACATCGGCAGCCAGATTACGAAAATTCGACGTATCAACACAGCCATGCGCGAAGCAGCACAGTACTACGTTCAACTGCACAAGATGGGATGGGATATCGAATTCGTTGACTGCGGCGGCGGACTTGGAGTGGATTATGATGGCACACGTTCATCGAACAGTCAAAGTTCGGTGAATTATAGCATACAGGAATATGTAAACGACTGTGTTTACAATTTCGTGGATGCAGCCAACAAGAATGACATCCCCCACCCTAACATCATCACCGAAGGAGGACGTTCGCTCACTGCACACCACAGCGTCCTTGTACTCGATGTGCTCGAAAGTGTGCGGTTGGCTGAAATGGACCAGGACTTCCAGCCCGACGAAAACGACCATCAACTGGTAAAGGACCTCACAGAGATTTGGGACAAACTCTCACCGCGATCTATGCTTGAAGACTGGCACGACGCAGAAGATATTCGTGCCGAAGCGCTTGACCTGTTCCGACATGGCATCATCGACCTCCGCACAAGAGCACTGATAGAAAGTCTCTACTGGAGCGTAACGCGCGAAGTAGACGAACTGACACACCACCAAAAGCACGTGCCCGACGAACTACGCACACTCGACAGCCTCATGGCAGACAAATACTTCTGCAACTTCAGTTTGTTCCAGTCGTTGCCAGACGCTTGGGGCATAGACCAGATATTCCCCATCATGCCACTCTCACACCTTAACGAGAGACCCACACGGAGCGCGACCATTCAGGACATTACATGCGACAGCGATGGAAAAATCGCGGCTTACGTAAACCACGACCAACAGAAAAACTACATACCACTGCACGAGATCAAGGAAGGCGAACACTACTACATCGGAGTGTTCCTGGTTGGTGCGTATCAGGAAATTCTCGGCAATATGCACAACCTCTTCGGCGATACGAATGCCGTACACATCACTGTTGACGGCGACGGCTACAGCATCGACCAAACCATAGACGGAGAAACAGTTGCCGATGTGTTGGAATATGTGCAATACGACCCGAAGAAACTCGTGCGACGCCTTGAAAAATGGGTAAGTAAGGCTGTTAAGGAAGGGCGCATCAGCAACGAGGAAGGTAAGGAGTTCATCTCTAACTATAGGAGTGGCCTCTACGGCTATACATATATAGAATAA
- a CDS encoding DUF3109 family protein, translating to MLPMLQVGDVILSPDILTKYFCCDLDACGGACCVEGESGAPLTLEEVGELENVLEEVWTDLSASAQAVIDRQGVAYNDSEGDLVTSIVHGKDCVFTCYNKEGCCFCATEKAFREGRTHWSKPISCYLYPIREKRLSNGLTGINYHRWSVCHAAVRKGKELNLRLYQFLKDPLIRRFGKEWYDELLATVDVLKAEGWIE from the coding sequence ATGCTTCCTATGCTCCAAGTGGGCGATGTGATTCTTTCGCCCGACATACTGACAAAATACTTCTGCTGCGACCTCGATGCTTGCGGTGGGGCATGCTGTGTGGAAGGTGAGAGTGGTGCTCCGCTCACGTTGGAGGAAGTGGGAGAATTGGAGAATGTGCTCGAAGAAGTATGGACAGATTTGTCTGCTTCTGCACAAGCCGTCATCGACCGTCAAGGTGTGGCATACAACGACTCCGAAGGCGACTTGGTAACGAGCATTGTTCATGGCAAGGACTGTGTCTTCACTTGCTACAATAAAGAAGGCTGTTGCTTCTGCGCTACCGAGAAAGCGTTCAGAGAGGGTAGGACACATTGGTCAAAACCCATTTCGTGCTATCTCTACCCTATACGCGAAAAACGTCTTTCCAACGGACTCACAGGCATCAATTACCATCGTTGGAGCGTATGCCATGCTGCTGTGCGAAAAGGAAAAGAACTTAACCTGCGACTCTATCAGTTCCTCAAAGACCCGCTTATCCGCCGGTTTGGCAAAGAGTGGTACGACGAGTTGCTTGCCACAGTAGATGTCCTAAAGGCAGAAGGTTGGATAGAATAA